One Aster yellows witches'-broom phytoplasma AYWB DNA segment encodes these proteins:
- a CDS encoding polyribonucleotide nucleotidyltransferase: protein MLKKVFETTNLKDSFQVEIGTYARNVDSSILVRYQDTVVLTTMVFSRKPNNLDFLPLTVIYQEKLYAAGKIPGSFLRREGRSNDHEILTSRLIDRSLRPLFPDYFQQEVQVINTVLSLDPDFKSELASMLGSSLSLLISEIPFFEAISGVYVGKINNEFIINPTLQQLANSTLHLIVAGTKHNVTMIEAHANEVSEQDFLEAINFAHQYIKKLCLFQENIKQQFAPVKMTKTLHQTEQIQQQSFFAKNHSQVKQAILSCNSKNDLQQLKEQILDQAKQTPFFKTIDAITVFDYEAHKKHLQITENLFQKLSKQEMRSLILQEKIRPDKRELEEIRTLESQIDLLPRAHGSALFTRGKTQSLAAVTLGCLSESKIIDGLSDEQNKRFMLHYNFPPFSVGAVGRYTAPSRREIGHGTLAEKAISQVLPEEKDFPYTIRVVSEILESNGSSSQATVCSSSLALMASGVPLKKAVAGISVGLVFDQETNKYVILSDIQGLEDHVGDMDLKIAGTNKGITALQMDLKIQGIPFKILQEAFLQAKKGRLHILEQMNQTISQPRLEVSKYAPKVCMMQIKPEKIRDIIGSGGKIINQIIESHDGVKIDIEQDGRVFVMHSNLETVKKTVAFIESLIQEIQVGTCYQASILRFLSDKQGKMIGAVAQVCPGIEGLIHVNKMKFQKITDVLKIGETVLVKCTKINERGRIDFLLLPKKTQEKNS from the coding sequence GTGTTAAAAAAAGTTTTTGAAACTACTAATTTAAAAGATTCTTTTCAAGTTGAAATAGGAACTTACGCCAGAAACGTTGATTCTTCTATTTTAGTGCGCTACCAAGATACAGTGGTTCTTACAACTATGGTTTTTAGTCGTAAACCCAATAATCTTGATTTTTTACCTCTTACTGTTATTTATCAAGAAAAATTATACGCTGCTGGAAAAATTCCTGGCAGTTTTTTACGCCGCGAAGGGCGTTCCAACGACCACGAAATCCTCACTTCACGCCTCATTGACCGTTCATTACGCCCATTATTCCCTGATTATTTTCAACAAGAAGTTCAAGTAATTAATACAGTTTTAAGCTTAGACCCTGATTTTAAAAGCGAACTTGCCTCTATGCTTGGAAGCTCTCTTTCTTTATTGATTTCTGAAATACCCTTTTTTGAAGCCATTTCTGGAGTTTATGTAGGAAAAATCAACAATGAATTTATCATCAATCCCACTTTGCAACAACTTGCCAATTCTACTCTACATTTGATTGTTGCAGGCACCAAACACAACGTTACTATGATAGAAGCACACGCCAATGAAGTTAGCGAACAAGACTTTTTAGAAGCCATTAATTTTGCACACCAATACATTAAAAAACTGTGCTTATTTCAAGAAAATATCAAGCAACAATTTGCACCTGTCAAAATGACAAAAACCTTGCATCAAACTGAACAAATTCAACAACAATCCTTTTTTGCTAAAAACCATTCCCAAGTTAAACAAGCTATTTTAAGTTGCAATAGCAAAAATGATTTACAACAATTAAAAGAACAAATCCTAGACCAAGCCAAACAAACTCCTTTTTTCAAAACTATTGACGCTATTACTGTTTTTGATTACGAAGCCCACAAAAAACATTTACAAATAACAGAAAACTTATTTCAAAAATTATCCAAACAAGAAATGCGTTCTTTAATTTTACAAGAAAAAATACGACCAGATAAAAGAGAATTAGAAGAAATAAGAACCCTCGAATCCCAAATTGATTTGTTGCCCCGCGCTCATGGTTCTGCTTTGTTTACCAGAGGAAAAACTCAAAGCCTTGCTGCAGTGACCTTGGGCTGTTTATCAGAAAGCAAAATTATTGACGGTCTAAGTGACGAACAAAATAAACGTTTTATGCTTCATTATAACTTTCCTCCTTTTTCAGTTGGTGCAGTTGGTCGTTATACTGCTCCTAGCAGACGAGAAATCGGACACGGCACTCTTGCCGAAAAAGCCATATCTCAAGTTTTGCCCGAAGAAAAAGATTTTCCCTACACTATTAGAGTAGTTTCTGAAATTCTAGAATCTAACGGTTCTTCTTCTCAAGCCACTGTTTGCTCTTCTTCTTTGGCATTAATGGCATCAGGGGTTCCTTTAAAAAAAGCCGTTGCAGGAATTTCAGTAGGATTAGTTTTTGACCAAGAAACCAATAAATACGTTATTTTAAGTGATATCCAAGGTTTAGAAGACCACGTTGGAGACATGGATTTAAAAATAGCAGGTACCAACAAAGGAATTACTGCTTTACAAATGGATCTTAAAATCCAAGGGATCCCTTTTAAAATTTTGCAAGAAGCTTTTTTACAAGCCAAAAAAGGACGCCTTCATATTTTAGAACAAATGAACCAAACAATTTCTCAACCTCGTTTAGAAGTTTCAAAGTACGCCCCTAAAGTTTGTATGATGCAAATAAAACCAGAAAAAATTCGTGATATTATCGGAAGTGGTGGCAAAATCATCAATCAAATTATTGAATCTCATGATGGTGTAAAAATTGATATTGAACAAGACGGACGCGTTTTTGTAATGCATTCCAACTTAGAAACAGTTAAAAAAACAGTCGCTTTTATTGAAAGTTTAATCCAAGAAATTCAAGTAGGCACTTGCTATCAAGCCTCTATTTTACGTTTTTTAAGTGATAAACAAGGAAAAATGATTGGAGCTGTGGCACAAGTTTGTCCAGGAATCGAAGGGCTTATCCACGTTAATAAAATGAAATTTCAAAAAATCACCGATGTTTTAAAAATAGGTGAAACAGTTTTGGTTAAATGCACCAAAATCAACGAACGCGGAAGAATTGATTTTTTGCTTTTGCCCAAAAAAACACAAGAAAAAAACTCTTAG